In Bacteroidia bacterium, a genomic segment contains:
- a CDS encoding serine hydrolase domain-containing protein, translated as MKRLLLPLFVFFMFSSAIWAQTPSAQKSQPLSEASPESVGMSTSRLARIDAMAESAIANGEIPGLIALVARKGKIVYHKSFGMSDVETGRKFKNDDIFRIASQTKAITATAVMMLWEEGKFQLDDPISKYIPEFKQTGVLKSFRYSDTTFTTEPVKREITIRHLLTHTSGIGYGGIDSDERFKMIFSKAGIIDGFTTKPVTIKENVKKLAAMPLHFHPGEQYSYSEGLDVLGYFIEIISGMPFDQFLKKRIFDPLGMKDTYFYLPDDRAARLIPVQQPVNGKWVKIATNGFFDADYPINGAKTFFAGGAGLSSTAKDYATFLLMYVNGGELNGTRFLSRTTIETIMQNQISDFWKDQGKDYGLAFAVVNERGVAEGGLGSIGTFDWGGYFNTQYFADPKEKIVGILIKQTVGYAGDKTGWQFRQLVFQAVDD; from the coding sequence ATGAAACGGCTACTGCTTCCGCTTTTTGTATTTTTTATGTTCTCCTCTGCCATTTGGGCGCAGACACCCTCTGCTCAAAAATCCCAGCCTTTGTCAGAAGCCTCGCCCGAATCGGTGGGTATGTCCACCTCCCGCCTCGCGAGAATTGACGCTATGGCAGAATCAGCGATTGCCAATGGCGAAATTCCCGGGTTGATTGCACTTGTGGCGAGAAAAGGAAAAATTGTTTATCACAAATCATTTGGCATGTCTGATGTAGAAACGGGCAGAAAGTTTAAAAATGACGATATCTTCCGTATCGCTTCCCAAACCAAAGCGATTACCGCAACTGCCGTGATGATGTTGTGGGAGGAAGGCAAATTTCAGTTGGATGACCCCATTTCCAAATATATTCCCGAGTTTAAGCAAACGGGTGTTTTGAAATCCTTTCGCTACTCCGATACAACTTTTACGACAGAGCCCGTCAAACGCGAAATCACTATCCGCCATTTGCTTACCCATACTTCCGGCATTGGTTATGGAGGTATTGACAGTGATGAGCGTTTTAAGATGATATTCAGCAAAGCGGGCATTATCGACGGGTTTACTACCAAACCTGTTACGATCAAGGAAAATGTAAAAAAACTGGCTGCCATGCCCCTGCATTTTCATCCGGGAGAACAGTACAGCTACAGTGAAGGGCTGGATGTGCTGGGCTATTTTATCGAAATTATCTCCGGAATGCCTTTTGACCAGTTTTTGAAAAAAAGAATTTTTGATCCGCTGGGGATGAAGGACACTTATTTTTACCTGCCTGACGACAGAGCTGCGCGATTGATTCCCGTACAGCAGCCTGTCAACGGGAAATGGGTTAAAATTGCTACCAATGGTTTTTTTGATGCCGATTATCCTATTAACGGAGCGAAAACCTTTTTTGCAGGCGGTGCAGGACTTTCCAGCACGGCAAAAGATTATGCAACGTTTCTGCTGATGTACGTTAACGGTGGAGAACTTAACGGCACACGGTTTCTCAGCCGCACGACGATAGAAACCATCATGCAAAACCAGATCAGCGATTTTTGGAAAGACCAGGGAAAAGACTACGGGCTGGCTTTTGCCGTGGTGAATGAAAGAGGCGTGGCGGAAGGAGGTCTGGGCAGTATAGGCACATTTGACTGGGGTGGTTATTTTAATACCCAGTATTTTGCCGACCCGAAAGAAAAAATAGTTGGGATATTGATCAAGCAGACTGTCGGATATGCCGGTGATAAAACCGGCTGGCAGTTCCGGCAACTGGTGTTTCAGGCAGTGGATGACTGA
- a CDS encoding DUF4350 domain-containing protein: protein MNNRYRTRVIFFMLACFFLIHSVHGQGGQTCDTTFSYTKANPRYPAGTGPQVWIDEAHHNFHTLDGRYCGFAKVLNADGYQLNANREGFDRLNLRLNDILVIANALDAGTVSQDWALPNRSAFSSSEIDSLFNWVSHGGRLFLIVDHMPFPGCAGELASAFGFTFFNGYAEIDNRKNWPSRFSKTSHTLAVHPLTEGIPYVASFTGSAFRIPEGAIPLLSFGSDHNIMFTERAGNPNVGVVPTFSAEGFFQGAIMQVGTGKIAVFGEAAMFSAQTIQTANGSLHFGLNASEAPYNANFLLNIMAWLAE, encoded by the coding sequence ATGAATAATCGGTATCGTACTCGCGTCATTTTTTTTATGCTGGCTTGTTTTTTCCTGATTCATTCTGTTCACGGACAGGGAGGACAAACTTGTGACACCACCTTTTCTTACACAAAAGCCAATCCTCGTTATCCTGCCGGTACGGGCCCACAGGTCTGGATAGATGAGGCTCACCACAATTTCCATACGCTCGATGGGCGTTATTGTGGTTTTGCCAAAGTGCTGAACGCAGATGGCTATCAGTTGAATGCCAACCGTGAAGGGTTTGACAGGCTTAATCTTCGATTAAATGATATTCTTGTGATTGCCAATGCCCTCGATGCCGGCACGGTCAGCCAGGACTGGGCATTGCCCAATCGCTCTGCTTTTTCTTCTTCTGAAATCGATTCGCTTTTCAACTGGGTTTCCCATGGCGGAAGGTTATTCCTTATTGTCGATCACATGCCTTTTCCCGGTTGTGCGGGCGAACTGGCCTCTGCCTTCGGCTTTACTTTTTTTAATGGTTATGCAGAAATTGATAACCGCAAAAACTGGCCCTCACGGTTTTCCAAAACTTCCCATACATTGGCTGTGCACCCGTTGACAGAAGGGATTCCGTATGTCGCTTCCTTCACCGGATCAGCTTTCCGTATTCCGGAAGGGGCAATACCTTTGCTTTCATTTGGTAGCGATCATAATATCATGTTTACAGAAAGAGCCGGTAACCCCAACGTGGGGGTTGTTCCGACTTTTTCTGCTGAAGGATTTTTTCAGGGAGCCATTATGCAGGTGGGAACAGGGAAAATCGCCGTTTTTGGTGAAGCAGCCATGTTTTCTGCCCAAACCATTCAAACCGCAAATGGATCCCTCCACTTCGGGCTCAATGCATCCGAAGCTCCCTATAATGCCAATTTCCTTCTAAATATTATGGCATGGCTGGCTGAATAA